In Leptospira stimsonii, a single window of DNA contains:
- a CDS encoding anthranilate synthase component II produces MKSCVVIDHYDSFTYNLVHLLEEKLSAGGRNFRLSIFRQDEVGLNEILAVNPTHILLSPGPGNPEDPEYFGVSESVLKIRNPYIKILGVCLGMQGIVTSFGGNLRRSKIPFHGKTSLISHDQQGVFSGISKEIRVMRYHSLEGVSESLPSCLEISAEVEDDDRVLMGVRHKILPIEGVQFHPESFATEGGYRIVENFLK; encoded by the coding sequence ATGAAAAGTTGTGTCGTTATCGATCATTACGATTCTTTCACATATAACCTTGTTCATCTATTGGAGGAGAAGTTAAGTGCTGGAGGTAGAAATTTTCGGCTTTCGATCTTTCGCCAAGACGAAGTCGGATTAAACGAGATTCTCGCGGTCAATCCGACTCATATTCTTCTTTCCCCCGGTCCGGGAAATCCGGAAGATCCCGAATATTTCGGAGTTTCGGAGTCGGTTCTGAAAATTCGAAATCCTTACATCAAAATTCTGGGGGTTTGTCTCGGAATGCAAGGAATCGTCACTTCATTCGGAGGAAATCTTCGGAGATCGAAAATACCCTTTCACGGTAAGACCTCTCTGATTTCTCACGATCAACAGGGTGTGTTCTCGGGAATTTCAAAAGAAATTCGCGTTATGCGATATCATTCCCTGGAAGGAGTTTCCGAATCGTTACCGTCCTGTTTGGAAATTTCAGCCGAGGTCGAGGATGACGATCGTGTATTGATGGGCGTGAGGCATAAGATTCTTCCCATCGAAGGAGTTCAATTTCATCCCGAATCGTTTGCAACGGAAGGAGGTTATAGAATCGTGGAAAATTTTCTGAAGTGA
- a CDS encoding GAF domain-containing hybrid sensor histidine kinase/response regulator, with protein sequence MDSFKKNIAPVPDNEAERIKALKEYQILDTGPEAKFDSLIQIAAFICNSSISLISLIDTDRQWFKAKIGLEDKETPRNISFCQYAILHEELFEVEDALEDDRFKNNPLVLGPPFIRFYAGAPLKTPEGYMIGTLCVIDQKPKKLDAKQKSILQVLADQVIANLELIKKNRELIRLSEKEEELQNSKSQFFANMSHEIRTPVHGILGVTDLLAETKLLTEQEDYVQTIRKSGRLLLNLLNDILDFSKLESGRMTFENIAFDLMDLLREVFSLFEMDARIKNLEFKLESGKIESLIVVTDPNRLKQILVNLLSNAFKFTEKGSVIVELSTKPIASKQVEIEIRVKDTGIGIPEPKLRELFQAYTQADTSVSRKYGGTGLGLAISKNLGNLMNLKLTATSVMNRGSVFEVSGPLPVAEKSELLIEPKKSIFHLNDNLSPNLKILVAEDNEINQMLIRRVLEKLGYTPKIVSNGIEALHHIETYGADVLFLDIQMPELSGIDTAKILTQHTNQSKRPYIIAITANANQSDRDACLAAGMDQYISKPFHKEEIAILLNNYILSLDKNHS encoded by the coding sequence ATGGACTCTTTCAAAAAGAACATAGCCCCGGTTCCGGATAACGAAGCCGAACGAATCAAGGCTCTCAAGGAGTATCAGATTTTGGATACGGGTCCGGAGGCAAAATTCGATTCTCTGATTCAAATCGCCGCCTTTATCTGTAATTCCTCCATTTCTCTAATTTCTCTGATCGACACGGATAGGCAATGGTTCAAAGCCAAAATCGGATTGGAGGACAAGGAAACACCTCGCAATATTTCATTTTGCCAATATGCAATCCTTCACGAGGAACTTTTCGAAGTGGAAGATGCGCTGGAGGACGATCGTTTCAAAAACAATCCCCTCGTCTTGGGACCTCCCTTCATTCGTTTTTACGCGGGTGCGCCTCTGAAAACACCGGAAGGTTATATGATAGGAACCCTGTGCGTAATCGACCAAAAACCGAAGAAGTTAGACGCAAAACAAAAGAGTATTCTTCAAGTTCTCGCGGATCAGGTAATCGCAAATTTGGAATTGATCAAAAAGAATCGCGAACTGATTCGTTTAAGCGAAAAAGAAGAAGAACTACAAAATTCTAAAAGTCAGTTTTTCGCGAATATGAGTCACGAAATCAGAACTCCCGTTCACGGCATCCTGGGAGTTACCGATCTATTAGCGGAAACGAAATTGTTAACCGAACAAGAGGATTACGTTCAGACGATTCGCAAAAGTGGACGACTTCTTCTCAACCTGTTGAACGATATTTTAGATTTTTCTAAATTAGAATCCGGTCGTATGACGTTTGAGAATATCGCGTTCGACTTAATGGATTTGTTAAGAGAAGTATTCTCCCTTTTCGAAATGGACGCTCGGATCAAAAATCTAGAATTCAAACTGGAAAGCGGGAAAATCGAATCGCTCATCGTAGTCACCGATCCCAATCGTCTCAAACAGATTCTAGTCAATCTTCTATCGAACGCATTCAAGTTCACGGAAAAAGGGAGTGTCATCGTGGAACTCTCTACAAAGCCGATCGCTTCCAAGCAGGTGGAAATAGAAATCAGAGTCAAAGACACAGGTATCGGAATTCCGGAACCGAAACTACGCGAACTTTTCCAAGCTTACACGCAGGCGGACACTTCGGTTTCCAGAAAATACGGAGGAACCGGATTAGGCCTCGCCATCAGTAAAAACCTTGGCAATCTGATGAATCTAAAACTTACGGCAACGAGCGTAATGAACCGAGGAAGCGTTTTTGAAGTTTCCGGCCCCCTTCCGGTCGCCGAAAAATCCGAGCTCTTGATCGAACCAAAAAAATCGATCTTTCATCTAAACGATAACTTATCTCCCAACCTGAAAATTTTAGTCGCTGAGGACAACGAAATCAATCAGATGCTCATTAGAAGAGTATTGGAAAAGTTAGGCTACACTCCGAAAATCGTCTCCAACGGAATCGAAGCATTACACCATATCGAAACCTACGGGGCCGACGTTCTGTTTTTGGACATACAGATGCCGGAGTTGAGCGGAATCGATACGGCGAAAATTCTAACTCAACATACCAATCAATCCAAACGACCCTACATCATCGCAATTACGGCTAACGCAAATCAGTCGGACAGGGATGCGTGTTTAGCGGCGGGGATGGATCAGTATATCAGCAAACCATTTCATAAAGAGGAGATAGCTATTCTTCTAAACAACTACATTCTTTCACTGGATAAGAATCATTCTTAA